In Sphaeramia orbicularis chromosome 15, fSphaOr1.1, whole genome shotgun sequence, a single genomic region encodes these proteins:
- the aifm2 gene encoding ferroptosis suppressor protein 1, whose amino-acid sequence MGGQSSSIDRFQGVRVVVVGGGFGGIAAAQGLKSEGIPFTLIDMRDAFHHNVASLRASVQPGFAQSTFIPFAETFKDSFVQGRVEQVDVDRQTVILRDGQEIQYTHLILCTGTDGPFPGKFNTEASFQTAIQAYDDMVTQMQAADSVLVIGGGSTGVEMAAEIKTEYPQKKVVLVHSRIALADSELLPSVRQQAKEVLLEKGVELLLGQKVTNLSQLQLNVTRKNTEVTTDKGLTLTTDLIICCTGVRVNSAAYASNLADCLADDGALKVNEHLQVQGFSNIFAVGDCANIAEPKMAYHAGLHAAVAVSNISNSLSGKPLTSYRTGSVTMLLAMGRDDGVGQFNGLRLPRCLVALGKSRDLLLWKSWREMEQKQP is encoded by the exons ATGGGGGGTCAGTCGTCCTCCATAGACCGGTTCCAGGGGGTTCGTGTGGTCGTGGTCGGCGGGGGATTTGGGGGCATCGCTGCTGCTCAGGGTCTGAAATCTGAAGGAATCCCTTTCACTCTGATCGATATGAGAGATGCTTTTCATCACAATGTGGCGTCACTGCGAGCGTCAGTTCAACCCG GCTTTGCTCAGAGCACCTTCATCCCGTTCGCTGAGACGTTCAAGGACAGTTTTGTTCAGGGTAGAGTTGAACAAGTGGACGTTGACAGACAGACGGTCATTCTACGCGATGGACAG GAGATCCAGTACACCCACCTGATCCTGTGTACTGGGACTGATGGTCCATTTCCTGGGAAGTTCAACACAGAGGCATCATTTCAGACGGCGATCCAGGCCTATGACGACATGGTCACTCAG ATGCAGGCTGCAGACTCAGTGTTGGTGATCGGTGGAGGTTCCACTGGAGTGGAGATGGCTGCAGAGATAAAGACGGAATATCCACAGAAGAAG GTGGTTCTGGTCCACTCCAGGATAGCTCTGGCAGATTCAGAGCTGCTCCCTAGTGTTCGACAACAGGCCAAGGAGGTTCTTCTGGAGAAGGGGGTGGAGCTTCTGCTGG GGCAGAAGGTGACAAACCTGTCGCAGCTGCAGCTGAACGTGACCAGAAAAAACACTGAGGTCACCACAGATAAAGGCCTGACTCTGACCACAGACCTGATCATCTGCTGCACCGGAGTCAGGGTCAACTCTGCAGCCTACGCATCTAACCTGG CCGATTGTCTGGCTGATGACGGAGCTCTGAAGGTCAATGAACACCTACAGGTTCAAGGTTTTTCTAACATCTTCGCTGTGGGCGACTGTGCCAACATCGCAGAGCCAAAGATGGCATACCATGCCGGACTGCATGCCGCCGTCGCTGTTAGCAATATCAGCAATAGTCTGAGTGGCAAACCACTGACGTCTTATCGGACAG GGAGTGTCACCATGTTGCTGGCGATGGGTCGAGATGACGGCGTGGGTCAGTTCAACGGGCTGCGTCTGCCTCGATGCCTTGTCGCTCTGGGGAAAAGCAGAGATCTTCTGCTGTGGAAGAGTTGGAGGGAAATGGAGCAGAAACAACCGTGA